In Leuconostocaceae bacterium ESL0723, the following proteins share a genomic window:
- a CDS encoding SemiSWEET family transporter: MTNEQALKFEKTIKYVSWVATVLAVLMYVSYIPQIQANLAGNKGVPAQPLVAALNCTLWTIYALFKRDRDYTIALANFPGIIFGLIAFFTAL, from the coding sequence ATGACGAATGAGCAAGCCTTAAAATTTGAAAAAACAATTAAGTATGTGAGCTGGGTGGCAACGGTCCTGGCCGTGTTGATGTATGTCTCTTATATTCCGCAGATTCAGGCCAACTTAGCCGGTAACAAGGGCGTCCCAGCCCAGCCCTTAGTGGCCGCTCTGAACTGCACGCTGTGGACAATTTATGCACTCTTTAAGCGGGACCGGGATTATACGATTGCGCTGGCTAATTTCCCAGGCATTATCTTCGGCCTGATTGCCTTCTTCACGGCCCTGTAA
- a CDS encoding ABC transporter ATP-binding protein yields METLTLKNVTKQFGHDTNQVTALDQVNFEARSGELTLILGPSGSGKSTLLTILGGLQTPTKGGVVINNQNINHLAGEAADDFRLKHIGFVLQSYNLVPYLTVRDQFKLVDKVKPAGNLDPKRFDQYLDRLGIRQLLNKFPNQLSGGQTQRVAIARALYTNPDFILADEPTAALDSHRVTEVGQLFKDIAVKEDKAVVVVTHDLRLKEYADRIYNLVDGKITLEKE; encoded by the coding sequence ATGGAAACTTTGACTTTAAAAAATGTGACCAAGCAGTTCGGCCACGACACCAACCAGGTTACGGCCTTGGACCAGGTCAACTTTGAAGCCCGGAGTGGGGAATTGACCCTGATTTTGGGACCTTCTGGTTCTGGTAAGAGTACCTTGTTAACAATTCTAGGTGGCCTGCAAACACCGACTAAGGGTGGGGTGGTTATCAATAACCAAAATATTAACCACCTGGCTGGTGAGGCAGCCGACGACTTCCGTCTTAAGCACATCGGCTTTGTCCTCCAATCCTATAACCTGGTGCCCTACCTGACGGTCCGGGACCAGTTCAAGTTGGTTGATAAGGTCAAGCCAGCCGGTAACCTTGATCCTAAGCGTTTTGACCAGTACCTTGATCGGTTGGGTATCCGCCAGTTACTTAATAAGTTTCCCAACCAGCTATCTGGTGGACAGACCCAGCGAGTCGCAATCGCCCGGGCTCTCTATACTAACCCAGACTTTATCCTGGCTGATGAACCAACGGCAGCCTTGGACAGCCACCGGGTAACTGAAGTTGGTCAACTCTTTAAAGACATTGCGGTTAAGGAGGACAAGGCCGTGGTCGTGGTCACGCACGACCTGCGGTTAAAGGAGTATGCTGACCGGATTTATAACCTGGTTGACGGTAAGATTACCCTGGAAAAAGAATGA
- a CDS encoding ABC transporter permease — MFLAINEIKKEKLRYGLIIAVIMMIAYLIFILSSLALGLSNENTTAVKSWQVQSVAMSKDADGNLTQSMLTSQDYQQAKQSDNDVVALAQGILKNNSSHEAATFIGIDAGSRIDRKIQITQGRNWKTSNEVVLSNKLADKGFKLGQTVKMGMGSQNYTVVGFAKNAEYNMAPVVYGDRSQWNSIKGVNSNFVASGLVAKQTIHTKYSNLQVLNLSQLFNKMPGYSAQNSTFTFMIAFLVIISVVIVAIFLYILTVQKLQNFAVLRAQGVPSRYLIQNTLAETILIMLIAVVASMILALLTSLVIPSAVPMYFDFNLIGLTGLGLTVMGILGAIIPIRIIAKIDPVTVIGG; from the coding sequence ATGTTTTTAGCAATAAATGAAATTAAAAAAGAAAAGTTGCGTTACGGCCTGATTATCGCTGTAATCATGATGATTGCCTACCTGATTTTCATTCTGAGTTCCCTGGCTTTGGGGCTTTCCAATGAAAATACGACGGCCGTTAAAAGCTGGCAGGTGCAGTCAGTGGCGATGAGCAAGGATGCTGATGGAAATCTGACCCAGTCCATGCTAACCAGCCAGGATTACCAGCAGGCTAAGCAAAGTGATAATGACGTCGTTGCCCTGGCCCAGGGAATTCTAAAAAACAATAGCAGCCACGAAGCGGCCACCTTTATTGGCATTGACGCTGGCAGTCGGATTGATCGTAAGATTCAAATCACTCAGGGGCGCAACTGGAAAACCAGTAATGAGGTGGTTCTGTCCAACAAGTTAGCCGACAAGGGCTTTAAGCTGGGACAGACCGTCAAGATGGGCATGGGTAGCCAAAACTATACGGTGGTTGGTTTTGCCAAGAATGCCGAATATAATATGGCCCCCGTTGTTTACGGCGACCGGAGTCAATGGAACAGCATCAAGGGTGTTAACAGTAACTTTGTTGCTAGTGGTCTAGTAGCTAAGCAGACGATTCATACTAAGTACAGCAACCTGCAGGTCCTGAATTTAAGCCAACTCTTCAACAAGATGCCCGGCTATAGTGCTCAAAATAGTACCTTCACCTTCATGATTGCCTTCTTGGTTATCATTTCAGTGGTGATTGTCGCCATTTTCTTGTACATCCTGACCGTCCAGAAGCTGCAAAACTTCGCCGTCCTGCGCGCCCAAGGCGTGCCAAGTCGCTACCTAATTCAGAATACTTTAGCGGAAACGATTCTGATTATGCTAATTGCAGTGGTTGCTAGCATGATTTTGGCCCTGTTGACCAGCCTGGTGATTCCAAGTGCCGTGCCAATGTACTTCGACTTTAACCTAATCGGCTTAACTGGTTTGGGGTTGACGGTAATGGGTATCTTAGGGGCCATCATCCCAATTCGCATCATTGCCAAGATTGATCCGGTAACGGTGATTGGAGGATAA
- a CDS encoding TetR/AcrR family transcriptional regulator, producing MPKQTFLNLSAHKQDNISNILFEEFSNYSLLEANVGRIVKAAGIARGSFYTYFADMDDAYLWSLKEVFGQIHESLAGDDPVQASIDFVNHVEGQKYYNFLSNYYVINQAILEAHHQGDVAASLNLALAKRDLPAWLGEVAIHQLVRAYFLAPDNKADIMAVLKQLDKWYKKEK from the coding sequence ATGCCAAAGCAAACATTTTTAAACCTAAGCGCCCACAAACAGGACAATATTTCTAACATTCTATTTGAAGAATTTTCTAACTACTCCCTGCTAGAAGCCAACGTTGGCCGGATTGTTAAAGCAGCCGGGATTGCCCGCGGTTCCTTTTACACTTACTTCGCCGACATGGACGATGCTTACCTCTGGTCATTAAAAGAGGTTTTCGGACAGATTCATGAAAGCTTAGCAGGGGACGACCCGGTGCAAGCCAGCATTGATTTTGTTAACCACGTTGAAGGTCAAAAGTATTACAACTTTTTGAGCAACTACTACGTGATTAACCAGGCGATTTTGGAAGCCCACCACCAAGGTGATGTGGCTGCCAGTCTGAACCTGGCTTTAGCCAAGCGGGACCTACCAGCCTGGCTGGGGGAAGTTGCGATTCATCAACTCGTGCGGGCTTACTTCTTAGCCCCGGACAACAAGGCCGATATCATGGCCGTATTAAAGCAATTAGACAAGTGGTACAAGAAAGAAAAGTAA
- a CDS encoding PTS sugar transporter subunit IIC: protein MAEDSRVARLHKDEDIADFKKAEERALESGTEKESVKEIAYNISAAVSNAILVTIGIGLLMQSFSTFIHWGPLNHLGAITKVLMPAAFGAAVASQLKTNTMVMFSAMAASTVGANAVFFTTAPAKLSTVTGFTSPQAAGSTIMTTGQPISAIMAAIVAVLFGKWLTGKTPLDMIIVPALTTVLGTIAGYYLAIGTTPILVGMGKLVASSVAWNPVIGTACIAMLFAIFLLTPASSAALAIAIGATGVTSPVGAGAMLIGTTAAFAAYPAISWHENKIGTIIAETLVTPKIQFPNIIKNPWLLVPPLLGSAIAAPIATLMFHVTVPFELAGLGLNSLIVPIDLATHKPAMFWSYMAFGVLLPAVIAFVTYHVFRMFGWIKAGETHLDLI from the coding sequence ATGGCAGAAGATAGTCGCGTAGCAAGGCTACATAAGGATGAAGATATTGCCGATTTCAAGAAGGCTGAAGAACGGGCGCTGGAATCGGGCACTGAAAAAGAGAGCGTTAAGGAGATTGCCTACAACATTAGTGCCGCAGTTTCTAACGCCATCTTGGTTACGATTGGAATTGGCCTGCTGATGCAGTCCTTCTCGACCTTTATTCACTGGGGACCCCTTAACCACTTAGGGGCCATCACCAAGGTCTTGATGCCAGCTGCCTTTGGGGCGGCGGTTGCCTCACAGTTAAAAACCAACACCATGGTTATGTTTTCGGCCATGGCCGCTTCCACGGTCGGGGCCAACGCCGTCTTCTTCACCACGGCGCCAGCCAAGCTAAGTACGGTTACTGGTTTTACTAGTCCCCAAGCGGCTGGTTCGACCATCATGACCACTGGTCAGCCAATCTCAGCCATCATGGCCGCGATTGTGGCCGTGCTCTTTGGAAAATGGCTGACGGGTAAGACACCCTTGGACATGATCATTGTCCCGGCCCTGACCACGGTCTTAGGAACGATTGCCGGTTACTATCTGGCCATCGGTACCACGCCAATTTTGGTGGGCATGGGTAAGCTGGTTGCTTCCAGTGTTGCCTGGAACCCCGTGATTGGAACGGCCTGCATCGCCATGCTCTTTGCCATCTTCTTGCTCACACCGGCTTCTTCCGCCGCGCTGGCCATCGCCATCGGTGCGACCGGCGTAACTTCGCCAGTTGGAGCCGGCGCGATGCTGATTGGGACTACGGCAGCCTTTGCTGCTTATCCAGCCATTTCTTGGCATGAAAACAAGATTGGGACCATCATCGCTGAAACCCTGGTGACCCCTAAGATTCAGTTCCCAAACATTATTAAGAACCCATGGTTGTTGGTACCACCACTGTTGGGATCAGCGATTGCAGCACCAATCGCCACTTTGATGTTCCACGTAACGGTGCCCTTTGAACTGGCCGGACTGGGACTGAACTCCCTGATTGTGCCAATCGATTTGGCCACTCATAAGCCCGCCATGTTCTGGTCTTATATGGCCTTCGGGGTGCTGCTACCAGCCGTAATTGCCTTTGTCACTTACCATGTCTTTAGGATGTTTGGCTGGATTAAGGCCGGTGAAACTCACTTGGATCTGATTTAA
- a CDS encoding PTS sugar transporter subunit IIC: MASDNRKESVREMVYNVSAAVSNAILVTLGMGLLLQTIAGFIHWAPMVQLGAITKIMLPAAFGAAIASQMKTNTMVMFAAMAASTVGANAVFFTTSAMKLSTVTGFASAQAPGAAVMTTGQPISAVLAGLVAVLFGKWLSGKTPLDMIIVPALTTIVGTVAGYYLAIWTTPILVAIGQFITSSVALNPVIGTACVAMAFGAMTMTPASAAAMAVAIGATGVTSPAAAGAMIIGTTAVFVAYPAMSFQENKIGATIAQGLVTPKIQFPNIIKNPLLLIPPMIGAAIAAPIATLIFKVSVSFEYAGIGFNSFIVPLALLKSNVGIFAAYMVFGVVVPTAVAFVVYWIMRRAGWIKAGQTHLDMI, from the coding sequence ATGGCCAGTGATAATCGGAAGGAATCCGTCCGGGAGATGGTTTATAACGTCAGTGCCGCAGTTTCCAATGCCATCTTAGTCACCTTGGGCATGGGCCTGCTCTTACAAACAATTGCCGGTTTTATCCACTGGGCACCGATGGTCCAGCTGGGGGCGATTACTAAGATTATGTTACCGGCCGCCTTTGGAGCGGCGATTGCCTCTCAAATGAAGACCAACACGATGGTCATGTTTGCGGCCATGGCCGCTTCGACGGTTGGGGCTAACGCGGTTTTCTTTACCACTTCGGCCATGAAGCTGTCCACGGTCACTGGCTTTGCTAGTGCCCAGGCACCAGGAGCCGCAGTGATGACTACTGGTCAGCCCATTTCAGCTGTTCTGGCTGGCCTGGTGGCCGTGCTCTTTGGTAAGTGGCTCAGTGGTAAAACACCACTGGACATGATTATCGTGCCGGCTCTGACCACCATCGTCGGGACGGTGGCTGGTTACTACCTAGCGATTTGGACCACGCCAATCCTGGTTGCGATTGGCCAGTTCATTACCAGTAGTGTCGCCCTTAACCCAGTCATTGGAACAGCTTGCGTGGCCATGGCCTTCGGGGCGATGACGATGACACCGGCTTCAGCCGCTGCCATGGCAGTCGCCATTGGTGCTACTGGGGTAACTTCACCAGCCGCTGCTGGGGCAATGATTATCGGCACTACGGCCGTATTCGTGGCCTACCCAGCCATGTCCTTCCAGGAAAATAAGATTGGGGCCACAATTGCCCAGGGACTGGTAACGCCTAAGATTCAGTTCCCAAATATTATTAAAAACCCACTGCTGTTAATCCCGCCAATGATTGGGGCGGCCATTGCCGCACCAATCGCGACCTTAATCTTTAAGGTTAGTGTTTCCTTTGAATACGCCGGAATCGGCTTTAACTCCTTTATCGTACCGCTGGCCCTGCTGAAGAGTAACGTCGGTATCTTTGCCGCCTACATGGTCTTTGGGGTGGTAGTGCCGACTGCGGTTGCCTTCGTGGTTTACTGGATTATGCGACGGGCCGGCTGGATCAAGGCCGGACAGACCCACCTGGACATGATTTAA
- a CDS encoding formate--tetrahydrofolate ligase, whose translation MKTDIEIAQEAQIEPISKIAERAGLTADEIEPIGYDKAKINLDAQLNDRNDLGKLILVTSINPTPAGEGKSTVTVGLADGLNQIGQKTMIALREPSLGPVMGLKGGATGGGYAQVVPMADINLHFTGDFHALTSAHDTLAALVDNSIYQGNPLNIDPRRVLWKRVVDINDRALRHVTIGLGGPTSGVPREDGFDITVASELMAILTLSTDLMDLKRRINQIVVAYTYDKEPVTVADLGVAGALTVLLKDAIKPNLVQTLAHTPAIIHGGPFANIAQGTNSVLATKTALKLADYVVTEAGFGADLGGEKFMDVKVPKLGKHPDAVVVVATVRALKHHGGVALADLNQENLEALQTGLANLGQNMAAMQRYGVPVLVAINRFTADTEAELDLVKRYVAEQGAQAYLADVWAKGGAGATELAQAAVAATQESSDFQPLYQPDDSALTKLEKIVTQIYGGHGVVLADKAKKQLAEFAKRGWDKLPIIMAKTQYSLSDNPKLLGAPRDFDIHIREFVPKLGAGFLVALTGSILTMPGLPKHPAALDIDIDEKGNITGLF comes from the coding sequence ATGAAAACCGACATTGAAATTGCACAGGAAGCCCAGATTGAACCCATCAGTAAAATTGCTGAGCGGGCTGGCTTAACAGCCGATGAAATTGAGCCGATTGGCTATGATAAGGCTAAGATTAACCTGGATGCCCAGTTAAATGATCGAAATGACCTGGGTAAGTTAATTTTGGTGACCTCGATTAACCCGACCCCAGCTGGAGAAGGGAAGTCGACCGTTACCGTTGGTTTAGCCGATGGTCTTAACCAAATCGGTCAAAAGACCATGATTGCCCTCCGGGAACCTTCCCTGGGTCCAGTGATGGGCTTAAAGGGTGGTGCTACCGGTGGTGGTTATGCCCAGGTTGTACCGATGGCCGATATTAATTTGCACTTCACTGGCGATTTTCATGCCCTGACTAGTGCCCACGATACCCTGGCTGCCTTGGTTGATAATAGTATCTACCAGGGTAATCCCTTAAATATTGATCCCCGTCGGGTTCTCTGGAAGCGGGTCGTCGATATTAACGACCGGGCTCTGCGCCACGTTACGATTGGTCTGGGTGGTCCAACCTCTGGTGTGCCCCGGGAAGATGGCTTTGATATTACGGTGGCTTCCGAGTTGATGGCTATCTTGACCTTGTCGACTGATTTGATGGACCTAAAGCGGCGTATCAACCAGATTGTGGTTGCCTACACCTATGACAAGGAACCGGTAACCGTCGCTGACCTAGGCGTTGCGGGCGCACTGACCGTGCTCCTAAAGGATGCCATTAAGCCTAACCTGGTTCAGACCTTGGCCCACACGCCGGCCATTATCCACGGTGGTCCCTTTGCTAACATTGCCCAGGGGACGAACTCGGTTCTGGCTACTAAGACGGCCCTAAAGTTAGCTGATTACGTGGTCACTGAAGCTGGTTTTGGTGCTGATTTGGGTGGTGAAAAGTTCATGGACGTCAAGGTCCCTAAACTGGGTAAGCACCCGGATGCCGTGGTCGTCGTCGCTACTGTTCGGGCCCTGAAGCACCACGGTGGAGTGGCCTTGGCCGACCTTAACCAGGAGAACTTGGAAGCCCTGCAAACCGGCCTGGCTAACCTAGGTCAAAACATGGCGGCCATGCAACGCTACGGTGTACCGGTCTTAGTCGCCATTAACCGCTTTACGGCCGATACTGAGGCCGAACTTGATCTAGTTAAACGCTATGTAGCCGAACAGGGCGCCCAGGCCTACCTGGCTGACGTTTGGGCCAAGGGCGGCGCGGGTGCTACCGAGTTAGCCCAGGCCGCGGTCGCTGCCACTCAGGAGAGTAGCGATTTTCAGCCACTTTACCAGCCCGATGATTCGGCCCTAACCAAGCTGGAAAAGATTGTGACCCAGATTTATGGTGGTCACGGCGTTGTCCTGGCTGACAAGGCGAAGAAGCAGTTGGCTGAATTTGCTAAGCGCGGTTGGGACAAGCTGCCAATTATCATGGCTAAGACCCAGTATTCGCTTTCTGATAATCCCAAGCTCTTGGGCGCACCGCGTGACTTTGATATCCATATTCGTGAGTTCGTGCCTAAGTTGGGCGCTGGTTTCTTGGTGGCCCTAACTGGTTCAATTTTGACCATGCCTGGTCTGCCAAAGCATCCGGCTGCGCTTGACATTGACATTGATGAAAAGGGTAATATTACCGGCCTGTTCTAA
- the purD gene encoding phosphoribosylamine--glycine ligase, with product MAKVLVVGSGAREHALAKAFLKSPQVDQVLVAPGNDGMQDAGLSRLPIKANDLQGLAQAAEEQGVDLTFVGNEDPLILGIVDEFEARGLKIFGPRAQQAQLEGSKTFAKEVLTANQIPTARAITVTSLVAAERALEKFDLPVVFKLDGLALGKGVTIIQDLDSAQRYLADLYQRDPEAKLVMEEFLSGVEFSIFSLVGKDGRVVHAPMAQDHKRRFDHDRGPNTGGMGAYSPLSWLPEKDAQQAISQLVEPLLAAMADRGLPFTGVLYTGVMLTDAGPKVIEFNVRFGDPEAQVVLPQLNSDFYQVIVDLLAGEQPQVDWQKGQVYLGVVLASPGYPEAPQPGAVVPSPADLPGLAVDYASVKAEDGHLVASGGRVATVIAHEADTLLAQEKVYQVLDQANLDLVYRHDIGHWAKDLAE from the coding sequence ATGGCTAAGGTACTAGTAGTCGGATCAGGCGCCCGCGAGCACGCGCTGGCAAAAGCTTTCTTAAAAAGTCCCCAAGTTGACCAGGTCTTGGTGGCCCCAGGTAATGATGGCATGCAAGATGCCGGCCTTTCTCGGTTGCCGATTAAGGCCAATGACCTGCAGGGTCTAGCCCAAGCAGCGGAAGAGCAGGGGGTTGATTTAACCTTTGTTGGTAATGAAGATCCTCTGATTTTAGGAATTGTTGATGAATTTGAGGCCCGCGGATTAAAAATTTTTGGTCCCCGTGCCCAGCAGGCCCAGTTGGAGGGGTCCAAGACCTTTGCCAAGGAGGTCCTCACCGCTAACCAGATTCCAACCGCCCGGGCCATTACGGTGACCAGCCTGGTGGCAGCTGAGCGGGCTCTTGAAAAATTTGACCTACCAGTGGTCTTTAAATTGGATGGACTGGCTCTGGGTAAGGGCGTGACCATTATCCAAGATTTAGATAGTGCCCAACGCTATTTGGCCGACCTTTACCAACGTGACCCTGAGGCCAAGTTGGTGATGGAGGAATTCCTGTCCGGCGTAGAATTTTCGATTTTCTCCTTGGTTGGTAAGGATGGTCGGGTAGTTCACGCACCGATGGCCCAAGATCATAAGCGCCGTTTCGACCATGACCGTGGTCCGAATACTGGGGGCATGGGGGCTTATAGTCCCTTATCCTGGTTACCGGAAAAGGATGCCCAGCAGGCCATTAGTCAGCTGGTAGAACCTTTGCTCGCCGCCATGGCTGACCGGGGGCTGCCCTTTACCGGCGTTCTTTATACTGGGGTCATGCTCACTGACGCTGGTCCCAAGGTAATTGAGTTTAATGTTCGCTTTGGTGACCCTGAGGCCCAGGTCGTTTTGCCCCAGTTAAACAGTGATTTTTATCAGGTGATTGTCGACTTGCTGGCTGGTGAACAACCTCAGGTTGACTGGCAAAAGGGACAGGTTTATCTTGGCGTTGTCCTGGCATCACCGGGTTATCCGGAAGCCCCTCAACCGGGGGCAGTGGTGCCCAGTCCGGCCGACTTGCCTGGTTTGGCGGTTGATTATGCCAGTGTTAAGGCCGAAGATGGTCACTTAGTGGCCAGTGGCGGACGAGTGGCCACGGTCATCGCCCATGAAGCCGACACCCTCCTGGCCCAGGAAAAGGTTTACCAGGTCTTAGACCAGGCGAACTTGGATTTGGTCTACCGGCATGATATTGGCCACTGGGCCAAGGATTTGGCAGAATAA
- the purH gene encoding bifunctional phosphoribosylaminoimidazolecarboxamide formyltransferase/IMP cyclohydrolase codes for MKRALLSVSDKTDLVPFAQQLVDLGFELVSTGGTHKVLEEAGLPVIGIESVTEFPEMLDGRVKTLHPRVHGALLARRDIPEHMATLKEHNITPIDMVVVNLYPFKETIQKPDVTDEQAIENIDIGGPSMLRSAAKNFAAVLPVVDPKDYAEVINHLQSDDADLAFRRNLATKVFQHTAAYDAMIADYLTDQEFPDELTLANDKVADMRYGENPDQEAAVYQSALPEDYSVLSAKILHGKQLSYNNIRDADAALRIIAEYPETTVVTVKHMNPAGIGQGKTIEAAWDQAFAADDISIFGGIVALNREVDLATAEKMHAIFLEIIIAPSFTPEAYEVLAKKKNLRLLTLPFTTDIPNRLDVTSVLGGLVAQDRDLLSENATDFRVVSKVQPTEEQLEAMVFAQKAVKHVKSNAIVVARAGQTLGVGAGQPNRIDSVKMAVTKAQDKPGFDQAVLASDAFFPMDDSVAYAAEHGIKAIVEPGGSIKDQDSIDKANELGVALVFSGRRHFKH; via the coding sequence ATGAAGCGCGCTTTGCTTAGTGTTTCCGATAAGACCGATTTGGTGCCGTTTGCCCAGCAACTAGTTGACCTGGGTTTTGAGTTGGTTTCCACTGGTGGTACCCATAAAGTGCTGGAAGAAGCTGGCCTGCCGGTGATTGGCATTGAGTCAGTAACTGAATTTCCAGAAATGCTCGATGGTCGGGTTAAGACCCTCCACCCCCGTGTGCACGGCGCCCTCTTAGCTCGGCGTGATATCCCTGAGCACATGGCGACCCTTAAGGAACATAACATCACGCCAATCGATATGGTGGTCGTGAACTTGTACCCCTTCAAGGAAACAATTCAAAAGCCAGATGTAACTGACGAGCAAGCGATTGAAAACATTGATATCGGTGGTCCTTCCATGCTGCGTTCAGCGGCCAAGAATTTTGCGGCGGTCTTGCCTGTCGTTGATCCTAAGGACTATGCCGAGGTGATTAACCACCTGCAAAGTGATGATGCTGACCTGGCCTTCCGGCGTAACTTGGCCACCAAGGTTTTCCAGCACACGGCGGCCTACGATGCCATGATTGCTGATTACCTGACTGACCAGGAATTCCCAGATGAGCTGACTCTGGCCAACGATAAGGTGGCTGACATGCGTTATGGTGAAAACCCTGACCAGGAGGCCGCGGTTTACCAGTCAGCCCTGCCCGAAGATTACTCAGTATTGAGTGCTAAAATCTTGCACGGCAAGCAGCTCAGCTATAACAACATCCGCGATGCCGATGCAGCCCTGCGGATTATTGCTGAATACCCAGAGACTACTGTGGTAACGGTTAAGCATATGAACCCGGCTGGTATCGGCCAGGGTAAGACGATTGAGGCGGCCTGGGACCAGGCCTTTGCGGCTGATGATATTTCTATTTTCGGTGGAATTGTGGCCCTGAACCGGGAAGTTGATTTGGCTACGGCGGAAAAGATGCACGCCATCTTCTTGGAAATCATCATTGCACCTAGCTTCACCCCTGAGGCTTACGAAGTTTTGGCCAAGAAGAAAAACCTGCGCCTGCTGACGCTGCCATTTACCACTGATATTCCTAACCGTTTGGATGTCACCAGTGTTCTTGGTGGTCTAGTGGCCCAGGACCGGGACTTGCTCAGTGAAAATGCGACCGACTTTAGGGTGGTTTCTAAGGTGCAGCCTACTGAAGAGCAGTTAGAGGCGATGGTCTTTGCCCAAAAGGCAGTCAAGCACGTCAAGTCCAACGCCATCGTGGTTGCCCGCGCTGGTCAGACCCTCGGGGTTGGTGCTGGCCAGCCTAACCGGATTGATTCAGTGAAGATGGCCGTGACTAAGGCCCAGGATAAGCCTGGCTTTGACCAGGCGGTACTGGCCTCAGATGCCTTCTTCCCCATGGATGACTCGGTGGCTTATGCGGCTGAGCACGGCATTAAGGCAATTGTAGAACCCGGTGGCTCTATCAAGGATCAGGATTCCATTGACAAGGCCAACGAACTTGGTGTTGCCCTGGTATTTTCCGGTCGGCGTCACTTCAAGCATTAA
- the purN gene encoding phosphoribosylglycinamide formyltransferase — MASLSEKKVRLAVFASGTGTNFSALQEAIVDQHLPAKIVLVVVDHADAPVIERAKKWDIPVFKVAYRDYPSKSAAEEAIVAELKAHQVDAILLAGYMRIITPTLLAAFPKRIINLHPALLPKFPGRHSIEDAYEAGVPVTGVTVHYIDDGIDTGPVIAQAEVPRNPDDSLADLTERIHEVEHRLYPAVLAQLLEKGELHS, encoded by the coding sequence ATGGCCAGTTTAAGTGAAAAAAAAGTCCGCCTGGCTGTCTTTGCCTCGGGAACTGGGACTAATTTTTCAGCCCTCCAGGAGGCGATTGTTGACCAGCACCTGCCAGCCAAAATTGTCTTGGTAGTCGTTGACCATGCTGATGCGCCGGTAATCGAACGGGCTAAGAAATGGGATATTCCAGTCTTCAAGGTGGCCTACCGGGATTACCCAAGTAAGTCAGCCGCCGAAGAAGCCATCGTGGCTGAGCTAAAAGCTCACCAGGTTGATGCCATTCTCCTGGCCGGCTACATGCGGATTATCACCCCCACCCTGTTGGCTGCCTTTCCCAAGCGGATTATTAACCTCCATCCAGCCCTCTTGCCGAAGTTTCCAGGACGTCACAGTATCGAAGACGCCTATGAGGCCGGGGTGCCAGTGACCGGGGTTACCGTCCACTACATCGATGACGGGATTGATACTGGGCCGGTGATTGCCCAGGCAGAAGTGCCAAGAAATCCCGATGATTCCTTGGCCGATTTAACTGAAAGAATTCATGAGGTCGAGCACCGGCTGTATCCAGCAGTCTTGGCCCAGCTATTAGAAAAGGGAGAATTACATTCATGA